GGTACCTTTCCTAATTATCAGGGTTCCATTTATGACGGCAAGATCGAATTACGCAATGCTACACTGACTACAGTTGCCCCGACAGGGACGATATCGATGATCTGCGGTGCTTCCAGCGGCGTGGAGCCGCTCTTTGCCGTGGCCTATACTAAAACGGTCATGGACGGTACGGCACTGATTGAGGTCAACCCGCTTTTTGAAGATTATGCGCATAAGTATGGCTTTTACTCAAAGGAGCTTATGTCCAAAATTGCCGAACGAGGTAACGTCTTCGGTTTGCCGGAAGTCCCGGAATGGGTACAGAAGGTCTTTGTTACCGCGCAGGAGATCTCTCCTGAATGGCATATCCGAATTCAGGCTGCTTTTCAAAAATATACGGATAATGCGGTTTCCAAAACTATTAATTTTGCAAATACAGCTACCTGCGAAGATGTTGCCGAAGCGTTTCGTTTAGCCTTTGAGCTTGGCTGCAAAGGAATTACGGTCTATCGGGACGGCAGCCGTGAACAGCAGGTGCTGTCTGCCGGAACGAAAGAAACTGCCAATCCGGCGGCTGATTTCAAAGCCACAGCTGAACCTGAGACGACTGCAAAGCTCGAGACCACCACTGAATCTGAAGCAACCGCTTCTGCACCGATGCCTACCATCAAGCCGAGGCCCCGCCCGCCGGTGACTGTCGGCGTCACTGAAAAGATTAAAATTGGTTGCGGTAATCTCTATGTTAGCGTAAACGCCGATGAAACCAGTATCTGTGAAGTGTTTACCAATACGGGAAGAGCCGGTGGCTGTTCTTCCCAATCGGAAGCAACCTCCCGCCTAATCTCGATCGCGATGCGTTCAGGTATCTCTGTTGATGCTATCATAGAGCAGATCCGTGGAATCCGCTGCCCCGCCTGCATCCGAAGAGAAGGTGTCAATGTCACCTCGTGCCCGGATGCAATCTCGCGGGTAATCAAAAAGTATAAGGATATCGGCGTAAACGGTAATTCTGCGATTATCAATCGCAATAAAACGGAAGAACCTGTCCTTTCGGATGATTTGAAGAAAACTGAAAAAGCCGTAATTAAAAAAGCTCAGGCCGCCGTCGCGATCGACAATGCCTGCCCTGAATGCGGAATGCCCGTGAATCACGAAGGCGGCTGCATGGTCTGCATCCACTGCGGCTATTCCAAATGCGGGTAAAATAACGACTTTTGAAAATGCACAGCCAATACACAGTCATCATTTTCCATTGATGACTGTGTATTTTTTTCTAAAAAATATCAAAAACTACAGGCAGCGAATAATTCTTGGTGAGGTGAATCACGCGATGGCGAAAGACAGACGCAAAGTCAAAGAAGTATTGACAACCAATAACTCGCTTGCTTGGGGTCACCTGAACAACACTCATCCGATGCCGGCAGGCTCGATTGCTTTTGCCAGTCCGCAGGCGATTGGCGGGATGGCTGAAGATAGAAGACGGTCCCCGGATAAAGCGTAGCGGAGGAATAGAAAAGTGGCCAATAATAAAAAGAAGGAAACTTTTATGGCGAACCCTGTTGAGAAACATACTACCGCTGCCTGGGACAGCCGCTTTGAAACAAAGAAGCCTGTATCAAATGTAGGCATTCCCGGAGAACTTGAAGTTCGCAATGCCAAAGAATATGTGGACTCTAACGAAAAATAAACAATTTGGGTCAAGGGGCTGTTGCAAAACGAATAGTAATCATTCGCATGCAGCAGCTCCTTTCCTATTGTTAATTACTTTAATGTAGAAAAATGCTTTCTTCTTGTGAATGATAAACTTTTTCTCTTGACAAATAAATCCTTAAAACATAGTATTTATACTGACTAGTCAGTATAAAGTGTAAAGGAGAAAGGGATGACAAACCAAAAAGATAAAGCAATATTTCAGGCTGCACTTCAATTATTCGCTGTCAATGGGTTTGAACGAACGACAATGGAAGACATTGCCTCTCAGGCAAAAGTTGCCAAAGGGACATTATTTTACCGGCACAAAAGCAAAGAAGAATTATTTGTCAGTA
This genomic stretch from Dehalobacter restrictus DSM 9455 harbors:
- a CDS encoding CDIF630_02480 family spore surface protein gives rise to the protein MANNKKKETFMANPVEKHTTAAWDSRFETKKPVSNVGIPGELEVRNAKEYVDSNEK